One genomic segment of Brassica napus cultivar Da-Ae chromosome A3, Da-Ae, whole genome shotgun sequence includes these proteins:
- the LOC106431529 gene encoding probable carboxylesterase 16, translating into MPSVAVKLYSVFFKLLLKHRLQSLISISPDHAPPDSFGVSTRSDESVAAANPSFADGVATKDIHIDPMTSLTVRIFLPESALSPTEPRSDRRHSLTPLNHSSPAPETRRNSYGSENLEPYGGYAPSPKRSSRKLPVMLQFHGGGWVSGGSDSAANDFFCRRIAKVCDVIVLAVGYRLAPENRYPAAFEDGVKVLHWLGKQANLADCCKSLGNNNRRVNGVELKKVNVQGHIVDAFGASMVEPWLAAHADPSRCVLLGVSCGGNIADYVARKAVEAGKLLDPVKVVAQVLMYPFFIGNNPTQSEIKLANSYFYDKPVSVLAWKLFLPEKEFDFDHPAANPLAHNRSGPPLKLMPPTLTVVAEHDWMRDRAIAYAEELRKVNVDSPVLEYKDAVHEFATLDMLLKTPQAQACAEDIAIWVKKYISLRGHEFSY; encoded by the exons ATGCCAAGCGTAGCTGTGAAACTCTACAGTgtcttcttcaagctcctccTCAAACACCGTCTCCAGAGCCTCATCTCAATCTCACCGGATCATGCCCCACCCGACTCCTTCGGCGTCTCGACCCGATCCGACGAATCCGTCGCCGCCGCGAACCCTTCCTTCGCCGACGGGGTCGCGACCAAAGACATCCACATCGATCCGATGACCTCGCTCACGGTCCGCATCTTCCTCCCCGAATCGGCTCTCTCCCCAACCGAGCCCAGATCCGATCGGAGACACAGCCTCACCCCTCTCAATCACTCCTCTCCGGCGCCGGAGACTCGAAGAAACAGCTACGGATCCGAGAATCTGGAGCCGTACGGAGGATACGCGCCGTCTCCGAAGAGGAGCTCGCGGAAACTGCCGGTGATGCTGCAGTTTCACGGCGGAGGGTGGGTGAGCGGGGGTTCGGACTCGGCGGCGAACGACTTCTTTTGCCGGAGGATCGCGAAAGTGTGCGATGTGATTGTGTTGGCGGTTGGGTATAGGCTTGCTCCCGAGAATAGGTATCCTGCTGCGTTTGAGGATGGTGTCAAGGTGCTGCATTGGCTTGGGAAGCAGGCTAACTTGGCTGATTGTTGTAAGTCTTTGGGGAATAATAATAGACGTGTTAATGGCGTTGAGTTGAAGAAAGTGAATGTTCAAGGGCATATTGTTGATGCTTTTGGTGCTTCTATGGTTGAGCCTTGGCTCGCTGCTCACGCCGATCCTTCCAG ATGTGTTCTTCTTGGGGTGAGCTGTGGTGGGAACATAGCAGACTACGTAGCACGGAAAGCAGTGGAAGCCGGAAAACTTCTAGATCCCGTTAAAGTCGTTGCACAGGTTCTAATGTACCCATTTTTCATCGGAAACAACCCAACGCAATCCGAAATAAAGCTAGCAAACTCCTACTTCTACGACAAGCCCGTCTCCGTCCTCGCCTGGAAACTCTTCTTACCAGAGAAAGAGTTCGACTTTGACCACCCGGCAGCAAACCCACTAGCCCATAACCGCAGCGGACCGCCTCTGAAGCTAATGCCGCCAACTCTCACAGTAGTGGCTGAACACGACTGGATGAGAGATCGAGCCATTGCTTACGCAGAGGAGCTTAGAAAGGTAAACGTAGATTCACCAGTTTTAGAATACAAAGACGCGGTTCATGAGTTTGCAACGCTTGATATGCTTCTCAAGACTCCTCAGGCGCAGGCCTGCGCCGAAGATATTGCTATATGGGTCAAGAAATATATTTCTCTCCGAGGCCATGAGTTCTCTTACTGA
- the LOC106431539 gene encoding 30S ribosomal protein S13, chloroplastic-like: MAQMVAMPVAHSLSLICNWTKPNPLTRNTVALPASNAPNKQSLSIRCARVGGVEIPSNKRIEYSLQYIHGIGRTRARQILVDLQMENKITKDMAEEELIVLRDEVSKYMIEGDLRRFNALAIKRLKEIQCYRGVRHIQGLPCRGQRTKNNCRTLKGKKIAIAGKKKVSK, from the exons ATGGCGCAGATGGTTGCGATGCCCGTAGCGCACTCGCTCTCCCTCATTTGCAACTGGACAAAACCCAATCCTCTCACTCGCAACACTGTTGCTCTCCCAGCTTCAAACGCTCCCAAT AAGCAGAGTCTGAGCATCAGATGTGCTCGTGTTGGAGGTGTGGAGATTCCGAGTAACAAGAGGATTGAGTACTCTCTTCAGTACATTCATGGGATTGGTCGAACCAGAGCTCGTCAGATACTCGTTGATCTTCAGATGGAGAACAAGATTACTAAAGACATGGCTGAGGAAGAGCTCATCGTTCTTCGTGATGAAGTCTCCAAGTATATGATCGAGGGTGATCTG AGGAGGTTCAATGCTCTTGCTATCAAAAGATTGAAGGAGATACAGTGTTACCGTGGTGTAAGGCACATCCAAGGCCTGCCATGTCGTGGACAGAGAACCAAGAACAACTGCAGAACTCTTAAAGGCAAGAAAATTGCTATTGCTGGCAAGAAGAAAGTTTCCAAGTAA
- the LOC111215882 gene encoding uncharacterized protein LOC111215882, producing MHEGIFSKYSKIPQRTAKKVITDDEEGERRIQMAARSSLIRFAFVCIVLAVLVMTAESHAGHHHGPAKAPAMAPGAPAPSAATFSAYPQLIATALVGALSFVF from the exons ATGCACGAAGGAATATTCTCGAAGTACTCTAAG ATCCCACAGAGAACAGCAAAGAAAGTCATCACAGACGACGaggaaggagaaagaagaattCAAATGGCAGCAAGAAGTTCATTGATCCGCTTTGCCTTCGTCTGCATTGTCTTGGCCGTATTGGTCATGACTGCCGAGTCACACGCCGGGCACCACCATGGTCCAGCTAAGGCTCCCGCTATGGCTCCAGGTGCTCCGGCTCCAAGTGCTGCCACTTTCTCCGCATATCCTCAGCTCATTGCCACCGCGTTGGTCGGTGCCTTGTCTTTCGTTTTCTAA
- the LOC106380216 gene encoding transcription factor MYB20-like, with protein MGRRPCCEKIGLKRGPWTIEEDHRLMNFILNNGIHCWRIVPKLAGLLRCGKSCRLRWINYLRPDLKRGGFTDAEEERIMELHSQLGNRWSKIASHFPGRTDNEIKNHWNTKIKKKMKHLGLDPTTHEPMNNITDQPESNKITKPNMCSTIKEGEETKEQTLKDEVDIGSLFEVQGNEISISSSSLYSNISRSESSSNFAEDSISLEQWELTYMTDPLVPWDFFTNLDDNIFL; from the exons ATGGGGAGGAGACCTTGCTGTGAGAAAATTGGATTGAAGAGAGGTCCATGGACTATAGAAGAAGATCATAGACTCATGAACTTCATTCTTAACAATGGCATCCACTGCTGGAGAATTGTCCCCAAACTCGCAG GTTTGTTGAGATGTGGTAAGAGCTGTAGACTGAGATGGATTAATTATCTGAGACCGGATCTCAAGAGAGGTGGGTTTACTGATGCTGAAGAAGAACGTATTATGGAACTTCACTCTCAACTTGGCAACCG GTGGTCTAAAATTGCCTCTCATTTCCCTGGTAGAACGGATAACGAGATAAAAAACCATTGGAACACGAagatcaagaagaagatgaaacatcTTGGTTTAGATCCGACTACGCACGAACCAATGAATAATATTACCGACCAACCCGAATCTAACAAGATAACAAAACCAAACATGTGTTCTACCAtcaaggaaggagaagaaaccaaagaacAGACTCTCAAAGATGAAGTAGACATCGGATCTCTATTCGAAGTGCAAGGCAACGAGATATCTATCTCGTCTTCTTCTTTATATAGTAATATTTCAAGAAGCGAATCTTCATCAAATTTTGCAGAAGATTCGATCTCTTTAGAGCAATGGGAATTGACCTATATGACAGATCCTTTGGTACCATGGGACTTCTTCACCAATCTTGATGATAATATTTTCCTTTAA
- the LOC106381316 gene encoding protein LOW PHOTOSYNTHETIC EFFICIENCY 1, chloroplastic, with translation MQALSVWPLKFGLLVGSRLESELDCSCFVVSRKIRKRHCNFGSSISHTSKVLFLCEPKRSLLRSSVGVGWATEQREEEEASRDKTNSRVNVRELAYSLRAAKTADDVDVVLKEKGELPLQVYCAMIRGFGKDKRLTPAMAVVDWLKRKKSGPNLFIYNSLLGAVKESNGFGETEKILSDMEEEGIAPNIVTYNTLMAIYVEQGEFRKALEVLDLIEEKGFAPSPVTYSTALLVYRRMEDGMGALEFFSELRERYSKREIANYAEHDWEYEFIKLENFVGRICYQVMRRWLVRDENLTTKVLKLLNEMDNAGVKPSKEEHERLIWACTRGDHHHLVGKELYKRVRERFPDDEISLSVCNHLIWLMGKAKRWWAALEIYEDLLEEGPEPNNLSYELVVSHFSILLGAASKRGIWRWGVKLLSKMEDKGIKPQSRHWNAVLVACSKASETAAAIQIFKAMVENGEKPTVVSYGALLSALEKGKLYDEAFKVWNHMIKVGIEPNLHAYTIMASVLTGQGKFNLLDTLFKEMVSKGVEPSVVTYNAVISVCARNGLSGEAYEWFGRMRGEKVEANEITYEVLIEALADDGKPRLAYELHLKAQGEGLKLSAKPYDAVVRAAESYGASIDVNLLGPRPDKEKRG, from the coding sequence ATGCAAGCTTTAAGCGTTTGGCCATTAAAGTTTGGTCTTTTGGTTGGATCAAGATTGGAATCTGAGTTGGATTGTTCTTGTTTCGTAGTTAGCCGTAAGATTAGAAAGAGACATTGTAACTTTGGTAGTAGTATCAGCCATACCTCAAAGGTTCTGTTTCTGTGTGAGCCAAAGAGAAGTTTGTTGAGATCATCCGTTGGAGTAGGATGGGCCACGGAGCaacgagaagaggaagaagcctCCAGGGACAAAACCAATTCAAGAGTTAACGTAAGAGAGCTAGCGTATAGTCTACGAGCTGCCAAGACTGCTGATGATGTAGACGTTGTTCTCAAGGAGAAAGGAGAGTTGCCACTTCAAGTCTACTGCGCTATGATAAGAGGTTTCGGCAAGGACAAGCGACTAACGCCAGCAATGGCTGTAGTAGACTGGctcaagaggaagaagagcgGTCCAAACCTCTTCATATACAACAGTCTTTTGGGCGCAGTGAAAGAGTCTAATGGGTTTGGTGAAACGGAGAAGATACTAAGCGACATGGAGGAAGAAGGCATTGCTCCAAACATCGTCACTTACAACACTCTGATGGCTATCTACGTGGAACAAGGAGAGTTTCGCAAAGCCCTTGAGGTTCTTGATTTAATCGAGGAGAAAGGCTTTGCGCCTTCACCTGTAACATACTCAACGGCCTTGCTGGTGTACAGAAGAATGGAAGATGGTATGGGAGCGCTCGAGTTCTTTAGTGAACTAAGAGAGAGATACTCTAAGAGAGAGATAGCGAACTACGCTGAACATGACTGGGAGTATGAGTTTATCAAGCTTGAAAACTTCGTAGGTAGAATCTGCTACCAAGTGATGAGACGCTGGCTGGTGAGAGACGAGAACTTGACCACCAAAGTGCTAAAACTTCTGAACGAAATGGACAATGCAGGTGTGAAACCGAGTAAGGAAGAGCACGAGAGGCTTATATGGGCGTGCACAAGAGGAGACCACCACCACCTGGTTGGAAAGGAGCTCTACAAAAGAGTTAGAGAGAGGTTCCCTGATGATGAGATAAGCTTATCCGTCTGCAACCACTTGATCTGGCTGATGGGGAAGGCCAAGAGATGGTGGGCGGCGCTGGAGATTTACGAGGATCTTTTGGAAGAAGGACCTGAGCCTAACAACTTGTCTTACGAGCTGGTGGTCTCTCACTTCAGCATCTTGCTGGGGGCAGCTAGCAAGAGAGGGATATGGAGGTGGGGAGTTAAGCTGCTTAGCAAAATGGAAGATAAAGGAATAAAACCGCAGAGTAGACACTGGAACGCTGTTCTTGTAGCGTGTTCAAAAGCTTCAGAGACCGCAGCGGCTATACAGATCTTTAAAGCTATGGTTGAGAACGGGGAGAAGCCGACGGTGGTCTCGTACGGTGCTCTCCTAAGCGCGCTTGAGAAAGGGAAGTTGTATGATGAAGCGTTTAAGGTTTGGAACCATATGATTAAGGTTGGGATCGAGCCTAATCTTCACGCTTACACCATCATGGCTTCTGTGCTGACGGGGCAGGGGAAGTTCAATCTGTTGGATACGCTTTTTAAAGAAATGGTTTCCAAGGGTGTTGAGCCTAGCGTTGTGACGTACAACGCGGTGATAAGTGTTTGTGCGAGGAACGGGCTGAGCGGTGAGGCTTACGAGTGGTTTGGGCGGATGAGAGGAGAGAAAGTTGAGGCTAATGAGATTACTTATGAGGTGTTGATTGAGGCGCTTGCTGATGATGGGAAGCCGAGGCTTGCTTATGAGTTGCATTTGAAGGCTCAAGGTGAAGGGCTTAAGCTGTCTGCTAAGCCGTATGATGCGGTTGTTAGAGCTGCTGAGAGTTATGGAGCGAGTATTGATGTTAATCTGTTGGGTCCGAGACCAGATAAAGAGAAGAGAGGTTAA
- the LOC106431567 gene encoding BAG family molecular chaperone regulator 2-like, which produces MMKFKSKRFGIRFGFGKRTNNKGTQQDQQQKGLGNSNNNISCCNNEIKWELRPGGMLVQKRQESIGDDLISIRVSTFANFHDLSIEATSTFGELKMVLSLLTGLEPKQQRLLFKGKEREDDEYLHMVGVGEKDKVLLLEDPAFKEKKLLDRNNISASCLTIIV; this is translated from the exons ATGATGAAGTTCAAGTCTAAGAGATTTGGGATTAGATTTGGTTTTGGTAAAAGAACCAACAACAAAGGCACACAACAAGATCAACAGCAAAAGGGATTGGGTAATAGCAACAACAATATTAGCTGCTGCAATAATGAAATCAAATGGGAACTTAGACCAGGAGGTATGCTTGTTCAAAAAAGACAAGAGAGCATTGGTGATGACTTGATCTCCATTAGAGTCTCTACTTTTGCTAATTTTCATGATCTatccattg aagcaacctCCACTTTTG GAGAACTTAAGATGGTACTATCACTGCTTACCGGTTTAGAGCCAAAACAACAAAGGCTATTATTCAAAGGGAAAGAAAGAGAGGATGATGAATATCTACACATGGTTGGTGTTGGAGAAAAAGACAAGGTGTTGTTGTTAGAAGATCCTGCCTTCAAAGAGAAAAAGCTTCTTGATCGTAACAACATTTCCGCTTCTTGTCTCACTATAATCGTAtaa
- the LOC106431559 gene encoding zinc finger protein CO3-like, with translation MCDKLSPVGNEKQSTRTSNRIKKRKHMESNSIYKSPSNLQTSPSNIETSRKHRKNNKKLKQSKTKGADATPSKEKKRAETVGGEKEEEHYDTVAAYLFNSANDSTISSILPYSSSAELDCDGGRNHSPYDRQDHGSSSSSSLLRTAMKKGARKEGETTEERWVSYSEVVDEVVSRSGTPRCCGGDGNEGRSSLALKLDYEQIMEAWLDKGTLYVDGEPPQTVPDLHASADVFTSGGEALWAVPKMETMERLWRGHREASLLRYKEKRQSRFFSKRIRYQVRKLNAEKRPRIKGRFVKRDDL, from the exons atgtgtGACAAACTCAGTCCGGTCGGCAACGAGAAACAGAGTACGAGAACATCGAATAGGATCAAGAAGCGGAAACACATGGAATCAAATTCCATATACAAGTCTCCTTCAAATCTTCAAACGTCTCCTTCAAATATTGAAACGTCTCGTAAGCACAGAAAGAACAACAAAAAGCTCAAACAGAGCAAGACAAAGGGAGCTGATGCGACGCCGtctaaggagaagaagagagcgGAGACTGTGGgaggagagaaagaagaagagcatTACGACACCGTTGCGGCTTACCTCTTTAACTCCGCCAACGACAGCACAATCTCTTCGATACTCCCTTACTCCTCTTCCGCTGAGTTAGACTGCGACGGAGGAAGGAATCATTCTCCGTACGATCGTCAGGATCACgggtcgtcttcttcttcttcgcttcTAAGGACGGCGATGAAGAAAGGAGCGAGGAAGGAGGGAGAGACGACGGAGGAGCGGTGGGTGAGTTATTCCGAGGTTGTGGATGAGGTGGTGAGTCGGAGCGGAACTCCACGGTGTTGCGGCGGAGATGGAAACGAGGGACGGTCTTCTCTGGCTCTGAAGCTTGATTATGAGCAGATCATGGAGGCTTGGTTGGATAAAGGTACTCTTTATGTCGACGGAGAACCGCCGCAGACGGTGCCGGACTTGCATGCTTCCGCTGAC GTGTTTACCAGCGGTGGAGAGGCATTATGGGCGGTGCCGAAGATGGAGACAATGGAGAGGTTATGGAGAGGGCATAGGGAAGCTAGTTTGCTTCGGTATAAAGAGAAGCGGCAAAGCCGCTTTTTCTCTAAGCGGATTCGATACCAAGTTCGTAAGCTCAACGCTGAGAAACGTCCTCGTATTAAA GGCCGGTTCGTGAAGAGAGATGATTTATAG